The Miscanthus floridulus cultivar M001 chromosome 7, ASM1932011v1, whole genome shotgun sequence genome includes a region encoding these proteins:
- the LOC136464633 gene encoding putative ubiquitin-like-specific protease 1B isoform X2 translates to MTNVINAYITLLRAQDHLKLRACGKVLLENSLISSILKRDGDDKIKMEDLYPTHDENGISTIEQRVLSYLDHDMVFIPINIEHTHWYLAVVNAKEYEIQVLDSMGTIFGRQDLILTIKEMQKQIDIVSQHKNLKDHKWPNIQVSSWPVREIHFEQKMQTDGMLNTGLEKVCLTT, encoded by the exons ATGACAAAC GTCATAAATGCATACATTACCTTATTAAGGGCTCAAGACCATCTGAAGTTGAGGGCTTGTGGTAAGGTCCTCCTAGAGAATTCTCTTATCTCTAGTATCCTCAAGAGGGATGGTGATGATAAAATTAAAATGGAGGACCTATATCCCACGCATGACGAGAATGGAATTAGCACCATTGAGCAAAGGGTTTTATCGTACCTGGACCATGACATg GTGTTTATTCCAATAAACATTGAACACACCCACTGGTATCTTGCTGTGGTTAATGCCAAAGAGTATGAGATACAAGTGCTTGATTCAATGGGCACTATATTTGGTCGTCAAGACCTAATTCTTACT ATCAAGGAAATGCAGAAACAAATAGACATTGTATCGCAGCACAAGAATCTTAAAGATCACAAGTGGCCGAACATCCAGGTTTCTTCTTGGCCAGTTCGAGAGATACATTTCGAGCAGAAAATGCAGACAGACGG TATGTTGAACACTGGACTGGAGAAGGTCTGTCTAACAACATAA
- the LOC136464633 gene encoding uncharacterized protein isoform X1: MTNVINAYITLLRAQDHLKLRACGKVLLENSLISSILKRDGDDKIKMEDLYPTHDENGISTIEQRVLSYLDHDMVFIPINIEHTHWYLAVVNAKEYEIQVLDSMGTIFGRQDLILTIKEMQKQIDIVSQHKNLKDHKWPNIQVSSWPVREIHFEQKMQTDGFVPNIVSNRILLYLLDMCVMFMRSFFIKVC, from the exons ATGACAAAC GTCATAAATGCATACATTACCTTATTAAGGGCTCAAGACCATCTGAAGTTGAGGGCTTGTGGTAAGGTCCTCCTAGAGAATTCTCTTATCTCTAGTATCCTCAAGAGGGATGGTGATGATAAAATTAAAATGGAGGACCTATATCCCACGCATGACGAGAATGGAATTAGCACCATTGAGCAAAGGGTTTTATCGTACCTGGACCATGACATg GTGTTTATTCCAATAAACATTGAACACACCCACTGGTATCTTGCTGTGGTTAATGCCAAAGAGTATGAGATACAAGTGCTTGATTCAATGGGCACTATATTTGGTCGTCAAGACCTAATTCTTACT ATCAAGGAAATGCAGAAACAAATAGACATTGTATCGCAGCACAAGAATCTTAAAGATCACAAGTGGCCGAACATCCAGGTTTCTTCTTGGCCAGTTCGAGAGATACATTTCGAGCAGAAAATGCAGACAGACGGGTTCGTGCCAAATATTGTATCTAATAGAATTTTATTGTATTTATTGGATATGTGTGTGATGTTCATGCGGTCTTTTTTTATTAAAGTATGTTGA
- the LOC136466210 gene encoding uncharacterized protein: METIAKESTIDFIKTPTTYADKTSMQSTSQSKYFSERYKNMTPEQREARRESQRLNNSEPKRKKALKIADKKFREMWKHTLHLESIAMENPLFIPELVWPTAGASRALGSTVKSSDWVMLESNATPLEVDDEPPPHEEVDDEGCDELLPGHMTHRSLVPSGQRHALLTHRNTMFEHRIGSNTKASNKDGDCMAKGRVDATTPLPQSAMTNNDDDEGDIFEDDEEEDEGYLFARQDEEDDDDVQDNDLEEYTALVPKVPDQYDEVYSNIPIDTHMLKPVANCKHCDTKRFEHESLGFCCRNGKIELNEPNIPDELMRL; encoded by the exons ATGGAGACTATAGCAAAGGAGAGCACAATTGATTTCATCAAAACTCCTACTACATATGCTGATAAAACATCTATGCAAAGTACATCACAAAGTAAGTACTTTAGTGAGAGGTACAAAAATATGACACCCGAACAAAGGGAAGCAAGGCGTGAAAGTCAAAGGCTAAATAATAGTGAACCCAAGCGTAAAAAGGCCTTGAAAATAGCTGACAAAAAATTTAGAGAGATGTGGAAACACACCCTACACCTAGAGTCTATCGCCATGGAGAACCCGTTATTTATTCCTGAGCTTGTGTGGCCCACTGCGGGCGCATCTAGAGCTCTTGGATCCACAGTGAAATCCAGTGATTGGGTTATGCTAGAGTCCAATGCAACACCTCTTGAGGTCGATGATGAACCTCCACCTCATGAGGAGGTCGATGATGAAGGATGTGATGAGTTACTGCCTGGCCATATGACACATAGATCACTTGTTCCATCTGGGCAAAGACATGCATTGTTGACCCATCGTAACACGATGTTTGAGCATCGCATTGGTTCGAACACAAAGGCATCTAATAAAGATGGTGATTGCATGGCTAAAGGCCGAGTGGATGCTACCACGCCCTTGCCTCAATCAGCCATGACCAACAACG ATGATGATGAGGGAGATATATTtgaagatgatgaggaagaggatgagggatACCTGTTTGCTAGGCAAG atgaggaagatgatgacgATGTCCAAGACAATGACCTTGAGGAATACACGGCTTTGGTCCCTAAAGTACCTGACCAATATGATGAGGTGTACAGTAACATACCTATAGATACCCATATGCTAAAACCTGTCGCAAATTGCAAGCACTGCGATACGAAAAGGTTTGAGCATGAATCACTTGGGTTCTGTTGTCGCAATGGAAAGATCGAGCTCAATGAACCAAACATACCTGATGAGCTTATGAGGCTTTGA